The segment GCTGGAATTCGCCGAGTCGCTGGGCATCCAGGAAGGCGTCGCGCGCGCCCGCAAGCAGGACGTGATCTTCTCCATCCTCAAGGCCCACGCCCGCTCCGGCGGTGGCATCTGGGCCGAGGGCGTGCTGGAAATCCTGCAGGACGGTTTCGGCTTCCTGCGCTCGGCCGACGAGTCCTACCTCGCCGGTCCGGACGACATCTACGTGTCGCCCAGCCAGATCCGCCGCTTCAACCTGCGCACCGGCGACTACATCACCGGACGCGTGCGCCATCCGAAGGAAGGCGAGCGTTACTTCGCGATGCTCAAGGTCGACGACATCAACGGCGATCCGCCGGAGGCGTCGAAGAACAAGATGCTGTTCGAGAACTTGACGCCGCTGTTCCCGCGCAAGGCGTTCAAGCTCGAGCGCGGCAACGGCTCCACCGAAGACATCACGGGCCGCATCCTGGACCTGGTGGCGCCGGTCGGTCGCGGCCAGCGTGGCCTCATCGTCTCCCAGCCGAAGTCCGGCAAGACGATGATGCTGCAGAACGTCGCGCAGGCCATCCAGTACAACCATCCGGACGTCCATCTGATCATGCTGTTGATCGATGAGCGCCCGGAAGAAGTGACGGAAATCGCCCGCACCGTGCGTGCGGAAGTGATCTCCTCGACCTTCGACGAGCCGGCCGTGCGCCACGTGCAGGTCGCCGAAATGGTGATCGAGCGCGCCAAGCGCCTGGTCGAGCACAAGAAGGATGTGGTCATCCTGCTCGACTCCATCACCCGCCTCGCCCGTGCCTACAACACCGTGGTGCCGAGCTCCGGCAAGGTGCTCACCGGTGGTGTGGACGCCAACGCGCTGCAGCGCCCGAAGCGCTTCTTCGGGGCCGCCCGCAACGTGGAAGAAGGCGGCAGCCTGACCATCATCGCCACCGCGCTGACCGACACCGGCAGCAAGATGGACGAGGTGATCTACGAAGAGTTCAAGGGCACCGGCAACATGGAAGTGCACCTGAGCCGCCGCATCTCCGAGAAGCGCGTGTACCCGGCCATCGACATCAACCGCTCCGGCACCCGCCGCGAGGACCTGCTGATCGAACCGGACCTGCTCTCCAAGATATGGATCCTGCGCAAGCTGCTGCATCCGATGGACGAGCTGGCCGCGATGGAGTTCATGCTCGACAAGATGAAGAACACCAAGTCCAACGACGAGTTCTTCAATTCGATGAAGCGCTGATCACCAGCGCTTCGCCGATAGAAAAAGCCGCCTTCGGGGCGGCTTTTTTTGCACCATTTTCTCCGGCCCCTCGGCACACGCACAGGACGGGAGGATGCGAAATCCCTAAGCCGTCGTCACTCACATGCAATGGACGTCAT is part of the Dyella jiangningensis genome and harbors:
- the rho gene encoding transcription termination factor Rho codes for the protein MSDIESKETNDAKSADAKPVAETRTRAPRRSAAAAAAAAEAKAEKQAQLDMPPPPPVERAERAAPPVEAPAPAPATESSAGQSQQNEGGQRPPQEAREGGQQQGGGNGNQPFNRNDRDGRGRRRRHERNQQRGQGGGGGGNQQHPRNNNGLPVDDDYADAGSNDRLINLTELKRKNAIQLLEFAESLGIQEGVARARKQDVIFSILKAHARSGGGIWAEGVLEILQDGFGFLRSADESYLAGPDDIYVSPSQIRRFNLRTGDYITGRVRHPKEGERYFAMLKVDDINGDPPEASKNKMLFENLTPLFPRKAFKLERGNGSTEDITGRILDLVAPVGRGQRGLIVSQPKSGKTMMLQNVAQAIQYNHPDVHLIMLLIDERPEEVTEIARTVRAEVISSTFDEPAVRHVQVAEMVIERAKRLVEHKKDVVILLDSITRLARAYNTVVPSSGKVLTGGVDANALQRPKRFFGAARNVEEGGSLTIIATALTDTGSKMDEVIYEEFKGTGNMEVHLSRRISEKRVYPAIDINRSGTRREDLLIEPDLLSKIWILRKLLHPMDELAAMEFMLDKMKNTKSNDEFFNSMKR